ACATGAAAATGGTGGCACAGCAGAGCGCCAACTGGAGCCAGACTGAAGCCTTTAGCCGCATGGAAACCATTCTGCAGAAAAACCCCAATATTGTCGGGGTGATCTCTGGTAACGACACCATGGCACTGGGTGCGGAAGCCGCACTGAAAGCCGCAGGCAAAACCAACGTGATTGTGGTCGGTTTTGACGGCAGCGATTACACCCGCGACTCGATCCTGAATAAAGGCAATATCAAAGCCACGGTATTACAGCCGGGCTGGGATCAGGCGCAGATGGCGGTGGAGCAGGCGGATTACTACCTGACCCACGGCAAAGCGCAGAAGGAAGAGAAACAGCTGATGGATTGCGTGCTGATCGACGACAGCAACGCCGCGAAGCTGAAAACCTTCCGTCTGGCGCAGTAACGCGGAGGTCGGCATGAAGGGCAAAGCAGCAGGCGGATTGATCATGGCGGCGCTGACGTTGCTGCTGACGGCATGCACCGTGGTGGATCTTGATGCAAACGGCAATCCCATCATGCCGAAAGATCCCCATGCCAAACCGGGCTACACCAACCAGACGCCGCAGCAAATCGCGGAAGAAAGCTGGCAAAGCCGGGTCGCACAGCCAGCAGAAAAACAGGCGCTGAGCTGGGGTGATATGGAAACCAAAAGCCATACGTTGAAAGCGGGCACCAGCGAAAGCGTGTTTGTACGCGCCGGCGGCACGGTGACGGCGCTGGATAGCAGCAACGATCGCGAACGCGTCCTGACCGTCACCATTAATGGCAAACCGGTGAAGGTGTTGATCGGTCCGGTGCTGCGCAGCAATGCGATTCGTGATGCAGCAGGCTTCCGTTTCGAAGAGTTCACCAATCAGGTGCAGTACGCACAACTGACCAAAGCGCTGAATCGCCATGCGGTGAAACAGCTACCCACGGTGGATGCCAGCTGGGTGGGCAAACCGCTACAGGCGATTCTGGCGGTCACCATGGGGCCGGGCACGGTGGATGAAGTGGTGGCTGTGCAGTTGCAACAGGGGAACGGATGATGAGCGACGAAATTATCCTGCAGGCGAATCATATCTCGATGTTGTTCCCCGGCACGCTGGCGCTGGATCGGGTGGATTATCGCGTCTGGCGCGGCAAAGTGAACGTCATTATCGGCGAAAACGGTGCCGGTAAATCGACGCTGATGAAAATTCTTGCCGGTGTCCAGCAGCCCACCACCGGTGAAATGTTTCTTAACGGGCAGAAAGTGGTGTTCGCTGGTACGCGCGATGCGGCACGACACGGCATCGGCATGGTGCATCAGGAGCTGAACCTGTTTGAGAACCTCAGCGTGTCCGAAAACATTTTTCTCGGGCGTGAGATTCAGCGTGGTATCCGGCCGATTAACGAAGCGGAGCAGGCACGCCGCACCGCCGCGCTGATGCAGCGTCTTGATCAGCCGATCTCGCCGCAGGAAAAGGTCGGCAACCTCAAAGTCGGACAGCAGCAACTGGTGGAAATCGCCAAAGCGCTGGCGGAGGACGCCGACATCCTGATCCTCGACGAACCCACCTCGGCGCTGAGTAAAACCGAAGTGGAGATTCTGTTCCGGGTGATCCGTGAACTGACGCGCCAGGGCGTATCGATTATTTATATCTCGCACCGGCTGGAGGAGTTGATGGCGATTGGTGATGTGATCACCATCCTGCGCGACGGTCGCTTCCAGGCGGAAGCTAAGGTCAGCGAGATCGATGTGCCGTGGATTGTGCGCGAGATGCTCGGCAGCGAACCGGTCAGCAACTTTCTGCCGCCGAATCGCCAGTTCGGTGCGGCGGTGCTGGAGGCAGAACACATCACCTGTGTCAGCCCGAATGGCAACACGCTGGTGGATGATGTCAGCTTCCATGTGCGTTCCGGGGAGATTGTCGGCATTTACGGGCTAATGGGGGCCGGGCGTACCGAACTGTTCGAATGTCTGCTGGGCAGCCAGCGTAACTATCTCGGCAAGCTATGGCTCGATAGCAAGCCGTTGCCGACGCGTTTGCCAACCGCAGAACGAATTCGCATGGGGATGAGCCTGGTGCCGGAAGATCGTAAACGTGCCGGGATCTTTCCCATCTCCTCCGTCGCCAGCAATCTGACCATCGCCAGCCTGTGGCGACGCCTGTCGCACCGCATGGTGATTGCCCAGCAGGCGGAGCGCGAAGCGGTGAGCAGCACGGTGGGCAATCTGGCGATCAAAGTGTCATCGCCGGAGGTGGCTATCAGCGCCTTAAGCGGCGGTAATCAACAGAAGGTGGTGATTGGTCGCTCGCTGTTAACCAATCCGCGCCTGCTGCTGCTGGACGAACCGAGTCGCGGCATTGATGTCGGGGCCAAAGCAGAGGTGTTCCGCATGATGGTGCGCCTGTCGGAGCAGGGCATTGCGGTGCTGTTTTCCACCTCCGATCTGAAAGAAATCATGGCCGTCGCCGACCGTATTCTGGTGATGTCTGGCGGCAAACTCACAGCCGATCTTCCGCGCGCAGAAGCAGAAGA
This genomic stretch from Pantoea cypripedii harbors:
- a CDS encoding DUF2291 family protein, producing the protein MKGKAAGGLIMAALTLLLTACTVVDLDANGNPIMPKDPHAKPGYTNQTPQQIAEESWQSRVAQPAEKQALSWGDMETKSHTLKAGTSESVFVRAGGTVTALDSSNDRERVLTVTINGKPVKVLIGPVLRSNAIRDAAGFRFEEFTNQVQYAQLTKALNRHAVKQLPTVDASWVGKPLQAILAVTMGPGTVDEVVAVQLQQGNG
- a CDS encoding sugar ABC transporter ATP-binding protein; the encoded protein is MSDEIILQANHISMLFPGTLALDRVDYRVWRGKVNVIIGENGAGKSTLMKILAGVQQPTTGEMFLNGQKVVFAGTRDAARHGIGMVHQELNLFENLSVSENIFLGREIQRGIRPINEAEQARRTAALMQRLDQPISPQEKVGNLKVGQQQLVEIAKALAEDADILILDEPTSALSKTEVEILFRVIRELTRQGVSIIYISHRLEELMAIGDVITILRDGRFQAEAKVSEIDVPWIVREMLGSEPVSNFLPPNRQFGAAVLEAEHITCVSPNGNTLVDDVSFHVRSGEIVGIYGLMGAGRTELFECLLGSQRNYLGKLWLDSKPLPTRLPTAERIRMGMSLVPEDRKRAGIFPISSVASNLTIASLWRRLSHRMVIAQQAEREAVSSTVGNLAIKVSSPEVAISALSGGNQQKVVIGRSLLTNPRLLLLDEPSRGIDVGAKAEVFRMMVRLSEQGIAVLFSTSDLKEIMAVADRILVMSGGKLTADLPRAEAEEAALVKASAQGF